The Zingiber officinale cultivar Zhangliang chromosome 2A, Zo_v1.1, whole genome shotgun sequence genomic sequence ttctgctAGTCTATCCATTATATGCAATCTCAAACCACATGCAAAGGATTAATAATCTTGTAGACATTAGAACTAATAGAGAGCTGCATGGTATAGTTTACACAGGCACAGTAGATAATGGTAAGTCAATATGGATGATCGTGCAGTACAAGTTCCTGATATTGCCAATGTCTTCAAAGAAATCATCAAACTTCTCATCCCTGACCATCTGCGAGATTCTGATCAATATCCTCCGCAGCTTCACGCAATGCTTCAGCAAATATTCGAGTGTGTTCGCCTTCTCCTTCAAATGCAGCGGCGAGCTCACTGCGACGATCAGCTCCTCGAGAGAGGAAGAAATCATGAACTCTAACTCCAACTGCGACATcaaaaatgagaaattaattcTAAACAAGGATCATCGTCAATGAATTACCAAAATAAGAGCGGAACTCAAAACTCACATCTTCTGGACTAATACCATGCTGAAATGCTGCGAAGAACGCACCGTGGATCTCCAACTTACGTAGTTTCCTGTGGTTGCCGAAGAATTCTTCCAATTGAATCGCTGGAAAAGTTTCAGGTTCAAGAAAATCGCCAGAATATTCAATGTTAATGACCAAAAGCTCCACCTCAATTGCATTTCGCAGAAGAGTCCTTATCTCACTCCAATACCAGTGTTGACCTTCGATCGACAAATACTCCAGCTCCGGTAGCTTCCCCACATCCACCATCGTCACATTACCTAACGAACACTTGAAATCATTCAACTTGAATTTGAGCTTAATGGATAGGAAAGTTGTGATTTTGGTGTTGTGGAATTCACCTTCATTGTTTGCGATGGAAAGCCTCTTTAACCGGTGATTATGGCCGACTTGAATCCGGAAAAATCCTTGGATATCAAGGTCTTGAAGCCTCGGCGAGTTCAGATTTAGGGAACAATGCACTGTCAAATAGAGATCCAATTTGCATCTCTCCAATCGCTCCAGTTCAATCGAGATCGCGCCTTCCGAACAGCATCTAATCAGGATCAAGTCAGTGAGATGGGGGCAAGCACGCATCACGTCGGCCAAATGTTCGCTGAGAACCATGCCGCCGACCATCTCCAATCTGCGCAATCTCCCGTAGGCGGACAAACCCCAATTGGGAGAAGAAATCAGGGAGGGATGCCAGAGCTTGAGAGACTCTAACCCTTTGGCGAGGCTGACGCAGTCGAGCCCGCCGTCCAACAAGTCCACGCGGAGATCGAGGGAGCGGAGGGATTGGCCGCAGAGGGCGAGGCAGGAGGCGAGACTGCGGCCGGAAAAGGGGCAGTGGATGACGAGATCCTCGAGGGACGAGGCGGCGGCGGAAACCATGCGTAAGATGTCGGCGTCGGCAGGGGTTCCGCCTCCTTGCAAGGCATTGCTGAGGAAGTGGAGGGAAGGGATGAAGGCGGTGGCCTCTCGCCAGCGCCGGGAGACGGGGGAGCAAGCGGCGACGTCTCGGGCGTCGCACAGCCTGGAGAGGATCCGGCGCAGCATGTCGTCTGGAAGCGACTCCATCGTCGTCCTCTCGCCGGGAAAACGACGACCTTTCTTCCTCGTCATCGTTTCCAGGGACATCGAAGAGGTAACGGCGACCTTTTTCGAATTTTTTGGGTCTGTTTTAGAATTTTAGGGTTTAGAGTAAAATTGGCTCTCTGCATCGACATTCGACGCaatcaattttaaatataattaacataaaaaaacaattggaaaaagtttttttcattttctcaaaTGCCAACGCTTTAACCAGACCGGCCTTAACCCAGGAAAAGACCGACCCGTACCCGGCCCATCATTTAGGCGAGTAAATCATATTCAAATGAACGGTTCCTAAACCTCCTAAATTCTAGGAATTTTTTGATTCATAAATTATGAATGATAGTTTATTGTATGAGGACTTTTAATTTagatagattttatttttaaataggtAAGATCCATTCAAATCAAGATTCCCACCTACTTGATCTTCATATAGTAAATCGTCCTTGGTCCATAATTTATGGATCAAAGAATTTGTTATCTCTTAATTCCGTGTTCTCTACCTTCTTCTTTGATATATAAATCATACTTACTCAATTCAATTGTGTATTA encodes the following:
- the LOC122040168 gene encoding F-box protein At1g10780-like isoform X1, whose translation is MSLETMTRKKGRRFPGERTTMESLPDDMLRRILSRLCDARDVAACSPVSRRWREATAFIPSLHFLSNALQGGGTPADADILRMVSAAASSLEDLVIHCPFSGRSLASCLALCGQSLRSLDLRVDLLDGGLDCVSLAKGLESLKLWHPSLISSPNWGLSAYGRLRRLEMVGGMVLSEHLADVMRACPHLTDLILIRCCSEGAISIELERLERCKLDLYLTVHCSLNLNSPRLQDLDIQGFFRIQVGHNHRLKRLSIANNEGNVTMVDVGKLPELEYLSIEGQHWYWSEIRTLLRNAIEVELLVINIEYSGDFLEPETFPAIQLEEFFGNHRKLRKLEIHGAFFAAFQHGISPEDLELEFMISSSLEELIVAVSSPLHLKEKANTLEYLLKHCVKLRRILIRISQMVRDEKFDDFFEDIGNIRNLYCTIIHIDLPLSTVPV
- the LOC122040168 gene encoding F-box protein At1g10780-like isoform X2, yielding MSLETMTRKKGRRFPGERTTMESLPDDMLRRILSRLCDARDVAACSPVSRRWREATAFIPSLHFLSNALQGGGTPADADILRMVSAAASSLEDLVIHCPFSGRSLASCLALCGQSLRSLDLRVDLLDGGLDCVSLAKGLESLKLWHPSLISSPNWGLSAYGRLRRLEMVGGMVLSEHLADVMRACPHLTDLILIRCCSEGAISIELERLERCKLDLYLTVHCSLNLNSPRLQDLDIQGFFRIQVGHNHRLKRLSIANNEGNVTMVDVGKLPELEYLSIEGQHWYWSEIRTLLRNAIERFNWKNSSATTGNYVSWRSTVRSSQHFSMVLVQKIWS